The genomic segment CTCGGGGCGCGCAGCGGCGAGGAATGACGGACGGTTCTGGCCGCGGGCATCGCCCAGCAGCGTGAACTGCGAGACCGCAAGCACGGCGCCGTCCACGTCGGCGGCGGCCAGATTCATCTTGCCGTCGGAATCATCAAAGATGCGGAGCTTGCAGACGCGCGCGGCGAGCGCCGTCGCGTCGGCTTCGGTATCACGCGCGGCGACCCCGAGCAACACGAGCAGGCCAGGCCCGATCTCACCAGCCACTTCGCCGTTCACAGTGACGCGCGCGCGGGAGACGCGCTGGACGACGGCTCGCATGTGCGCGAGCTTAACAGAGCGCGTGAACCACAAGGACGCGGAAACACGGAGAAAAGCCGTTTCACGCGAAGCAGACAAAGGTCACACGAAGCCCTTCGGCGAAGCCTTTGTGTGAAGTTTTTCTCCGCGTCTCCGCGGTCCAAACTTCTATCCCCGCGCGGCCGACCCCGCCGGCGCCACCGCCGCCGCGGCGCGCAGGATTGCCGCCGCCGACATCTCCACGTCCTTCTCGCTGGTGGACCAGTTGGAAACCGAGATGCGCATCGCCGCCATCTTGTGCCACGTGGTGCCGCTCAGCCAGCAGGCGCCGTCGCGCTGCACGTGCTCGATCGCCGAGCGCGTGGCCTCGTCGGAACCGTGGAAACGAATCAGCACCTGGTTCAGCACTACGTCGTTCAGGACGCGGACGCCGGGCTGCCCGTCGAGCAGTTTGGCGAACTGCCGGGCGCGGGCGCAGCAGCGCTCGACGAGGTCGCGCACGCCGCTGCGGCCCAAGTGACGCAGCGCCGCATACACGGTGAAGCCGCGGGCGCGACGGGAGAATTCGGGGGTCCAGTTGAAGTTGTCGCGCTCCTGCTTCTCGGAGTGGATCAGGTACGCGGCGGTAATGCCCATCGCCGCCTGGTGCGCCTCCGGGTGCGCACAGATCAAGAACCCCGAGTCGTACGGCACGTTCAGCCACTTGTGGCCGTCGATGGCCCACGAGTCGGCCAACTCGACGCCGCGCACGAGGTGTCGCAGCCGTTCGCTCACCGCGGCCCACAGGCCGAAAGCGCCATCCACATGCAGCCAGGTGGGGTGCGACTTGTCGCGCGCGCGGACCGCCTCGCCGATTTCGGCCAGCGGATCGAATGAGCCGGTGTTTACGTTGCCGGCCTGCGCACACACGATGGCGGGCCCCTGGCACTTGGCCAGCACGGCCTCGAAGTCGCTCGCGACCATCCGGCCCTGCGCATCTGTCGGGACGCGATGCGCCCGGGTGCCGAGCCCGACCATTCGCAGGGCCGCGAGGATGGTGGCGTGCGCTTCGTCGCTGATGACGATGTTGATGCGTGGCGCGCCGATAAGGCCCGCCTCTTCCACGTCCCATCCTGCTTTGCGCAGCACGG from the Terriglobales bacterium genome contains:
- the dtd gene encoding D-aminoacyl-tRNA deacylase yields the protein MRAVVQRVSRARVTVNGEVAGEIGPGLLVLLGVAARDTEADATALAARVCKLRIFDDSDGKMNLAAADVDGAVLAVSQFTLLGDARGQNRPSFLAAARPEQARPLYERFVAAIRETGLRCETGRFQEMMQVELVNDGPVTILLDSEKLF
- a CDS encoding aminotransferase class V-fold PLP-dependent enzyme, which codes for MTHALLHQVIDAIQRREERNATGPVFPRVTVEELRAALGGPLNEDGLDAVEVVRHLAEAADRGIVASAGPRYFGFVIGGSLPVTTAADWLTSIWDQNSGLYATSPAASVTEEIAAGWLVELLGLPASASVGFVTGGGTANFTGLAAARHAVLRKAGWDVEEAGLIGAPRINIVISDEAHATILAALRMVGLGTRAHRVPTDAQGRMVASDFEAVLAKCQGPAIVCAQAGNVNTGSFDPLAEIGEAVRARDKSHPTWLHVDGAFGLWAAVSERLRHLVRGVELADSWAIDGHKWLNVPYDSGFLICAHPEAHQAAMGITAAYLIHSEKQERDNFNWTPEFSRRARGFTVYAALRHLGRSGVRDLVERCCARARQFAKLLDGQPGVRVLNDVVLNQVLIRFHGSDEATRSAIEHVQRDGACWLSGTTWHKMAAMRISVSNWSTSEKDVEMSAAAILRAAAAVAPAGSAARG